Proteins encoded together in one Plectropomus leopardus isolate mb chromosome 19, YSFRI_Pleo_2.0, whole genome shotgun sequence window:
- the zgc:123217 gene encoding chymotrypsin-like protease CTRL-1 isoform X1, with product MAAWTAWILLMCSFLSEQGSMAEDCGVAPLNTRTVAGENATAGSWPWQVSVHLNPKGAQICGGTLISDQWVLTAAHCIKTNFPSVWSLYFGRETQSGPNVNEVSRTVSQTIIHPDHNSEPFNNDIALMKLSSPVNFTDYIRPICLASNSSQFHALTLCWATGWGRRGRYEPLEAFDSLQEVQIPIIGKKLCSCSYRPLKITDEMICAGQHNNGVCQGDSGGPLQCKQGTKWIQAGITSFGITCAVPDFPEVYARVSKFQTWIMEQVEGAKVQFVPFTSNGNDPDNSFMCRRSVSGNTTAAPSLTTTATPSMTTTAAPSMTTTAAPSMTTTAAPSMTTTTAPKTTSAASTVATELTFIVILVTVLLQQIAAP from the exons ATGGCAGCCTGGACTGCGTGGATTCTCCTGATGTGCTCCTTCCTCTCTGAGCAAG GGTCAATGGCTGAGG ACTGCGGAGTGGCACCTCTGAACACCAGGACTGTGGCTGGTGAGAACGCCACAGCTGGGTCATGGCCCTGGCAGGTCAGCGTGCACTTAAATCCCAAAGGGGCTCAAATCTGCGGGGGGACCCTCATCAGTGACCAATGGGTGCTCACAGCAGCCCACTGCATTAAAAC AAACTTTCCCAGTGTATGGAGTCTCTACTTTGGACGAGAGACTCAGTCCGGCCCTAATGTTAATGAGGTGAGCCGCACCGTGTCCCAGACCATCATCCATCCTGACCACAACAGTGAGCCATTCAACAATGACATCGCCTTGATGAAGCTCAGTAGCCCTGTCAATTTCACAGACTACATCAGACCTATTTGCCTGGCGAGTAACTCCAGCCAGTTTCACGCCCTCACCCTCTGCTGGGCCACTGGTTGGGGCAGACGAGGAAGGTATG aACCCTTAGAAGCCTTTGACTCACTGCAGGAGGTTCAGATTCCTATCATTGGAAAAAAACTGTGCAGTTGCTCTTATCGCCCACTAAAGATCACTGATGAAATGATCTGTGCAGGGCAACACAACAATGGAGTCTGTCAG GGTGACTCTGGTGGACCTTTACAATGCAAACAAGGCACAAAGTGGATCCAGGCTGGCATAACCAGTTTTGGAATAACTTGTGCCGTACCTGATTTCCCTGAAGTCTATGCCCGTGTGTCAAAATTCCAGACTTGGATCATGGAACAAGTGGAGGGGGCGAAAGTTCAGTTTGTGCCATTCACCTCAAACGGCAACGACCCGGATAACAGCTTTATGTGTCGCAGGTCAGTTTCTGGAAATACAACAGCAGCTCCAAGTTTGACAACTACAGCAACTCCAAGTATGACAACTACAGCAGCTCCAAGTATGACAACTACAGCAGCTCCAAGTATGACAACTACAGCAGCTCCAAGTATGACAACTACAACAGCTCCAAAAACAACTTCCGCAGCATCAACTGTTGCAACTGAGCTTACATTCATTGTCATCTTAGTGACAGTGTTGCTGCAGCAAATAGCAGCTCCATAG
- the zgc:123217 gene encoding serine protease 27 isoform X3, whose protein sequence is MAAWTAWILLMCSFLSEQGSMAEDCGVAPLNTRTVAGENATAGSWPWQVSVHLNPKGAQICGGTLISDQWVLTAAHCIKTNFPSVWILYFGRETQSGPNVNEVSRTVSQIIIHPDHNSEPFNNDIALMKLSSPVTFTDYIRPICLASHSSQFHSATPCWATGWGRRGRDGE, encoded by the exons ATGGCAGCCTGGACTGCGTGGATTCTCCTGATGTGCTCCTTCCTCTCTGAGCAAG GGTCAATGGCTGAGG ACTGCGGAGTGGCACCTCTGAACACCAGGACTGTGGCTGGTGAGAACGCCACAGCTGGGTCATGGCCCTGGCAGGTCAGCGTGCACTTAAATCCCAAAGGGGCTCAAATCTGCGGGGGGACCCTCATCAGTGACCAATGGGTGCTCACAGCAGCCCACTGCATTAAAAC AAACTTTCCCAGTGTATGGATTCTCTACTTTGGACGAGAGACTCAGTCCGGCCCTAATGTTAATGAGGTGAGCCGCACCGTGTCCCAGATCATCATCCATCCTGACCACAACAGTGAGCCATTCAACAATGACATCGCCCTGATGAAGCTCAGCAGCCCTGTCACATTCACTGATTACATCAGACCTATCTGCCTGGCGAGTCACTCCAGCCAGTTTCACAGCGCAACCCCCTGCTGGGCCACTGGTTGGGGCAGACGAGGAAGGGATGGTGAGTAA
- the zgc:123217 gene encoding testisin isoform X2, which produces MAGWQVSLHFAANHVCGGTLISDQWVLTAASCIVLNFPSVWILYFGRETQSGPNVNEVSRTVSQIIIHPDHNSEPFNNDIALMKLSSPVTFTDYIRPICLASHSSQFHSATPCWATGWGRRGRDETTAVFDSLQEVQIPVIGENQCSCNFRQSVNITDEMICAGQENKGVCLGDGGGPLQCKQDSKWVHAGITSFGEPCALGNVPDVFTRVSEFQTWIMDQVAGAKVSFVTFTSIGTDPDDGFVCHTPVSESATTAAPNTTSTTSSTASAVATELTFIVILVTLFLQHFFP; this is translated from the exons ATGGCAGGCTGGCAGGTCAGCCTGCATTTTGCTGCGAATCACGTCTGTGGAGGGACCCTCATCAGTGACCAGTGGGTGCTCACAGCAGCCAGCTGCATCGTATT AAACTTTCCCAGTGTATGGATTCTCTACTTTGGACGAGAGACTCAGTCCGGCCCTAATGTTAATGAGGTGAGCCGCACCGTGTCCCAGATCATCATCCATCCTGACCACAACAGTGAGCCATTCAACAATGACATCGCCCTGATGAAGCTCAGCAGCCCTGTCACATTCACTGATTACATCAGACCTATCTGCCTGGCGAGTCACTCCAGCCAGTTTCACAGCGCAACCCCCTGCTGGGCCACTGGTTGGGGCAGACGAGGAAGGGATG AGACCACGGCTGTCTTTGACTCACTGCAGGAGGTTCAGATTCCTGTCATTGGAGAAAACCAGTGCAGTTGCAACTTCCGCCAATCTGTAAACATCACTGACGAAATGATTTGTGCAGGACAAGAGAACAAAGGAGTGTGCCTG GGGGATGGTGGTGGACCTTTACAATGCAAACAAGACTCAAAGTGGGTCCATGCTGGCATTACCAGTTTTGGAGAACCTTGCGCCCTGGGTAATGTCCCTGATGTCTTTACCCGAGTGTCTGAATTCCAGACTTGGATCATGGATCAAGTGGCGGGGGCAAAGGTTAGCTTTGTGACATTCACCTCTATTGGCACCGACCCAGACGACGGCTTTGTGTGTCACACCCCAGTCTCTGAAAGTGCAACCACAGCAGCTCCGAATACGACTTCAACTACGTCTTCCACAGCATCAGCTGTTGCAACTGAGCTGACATTCATTGTCATCTTAGTGACACTGTtcctgcaacatttttttccatag